From the Anguilla anguilla isolate fAngAng1 chromosome 6, fAngAng1.pri, whole genome shotgun sequence genome, one window contains:
- the cldn11a gene encoding claudin-11a produces MANTCLQFSGFLVSCIGWIGIIIATATNDWVVTCKYGMNTCKKMDELGAKGLWAECVISTALYHCISLTQILDLPAYIQTSRALMITASILGLPAVALVLVSMPCINLGNEPESAKSKRSVLGGILILVIAACGIVSTVWFPIGAHHEQGLMSFGFSLYAGWIGSVFCLLGGSMISCCSSDTPAQYAEDRFYYSKQGATNPVPPSSANHAKSAHV; encoded by the exons aTGGCAAATACTTGCTTGCAGTTCAGCGGTTTCTTGGTCAGTTGTATTGGCTGGATTGGAATAATTATTGCTACAGCCACCAATGACTGGGTCGTCACCTGCAAGTATGGCATGAACACTTGCAAGAAGATGGACGAACTGGGAGCCAAAGGCTTATGGGCGGAATGCGTTATTTCAACAGCTCTGTATCACTGCATATCACTGACTCAGATTCTCGATTTACCTG CTTACATCCAGACGTCGCGTGCGCTGATGATCACTGCTTCGATTCTCGGACTACCTGCAGTAGCTCTCGTACTCGTGTCCATGCCCTGCATCAATCTGGGAAACGAACCCGAGAGCGCTAAGAGCAAGCGGTCAGTTCTGGGAGGAATCCTGATTCTGGTGATAG CGGCGTGCGGGATCGTGTCGACCGTATGGTTCCCGATCGGAGCCCACCACGAGCAGGGCCTCATGTCCTTCGGCTTCTCCCTGTACGCGGGCTGGATTGGATCGGTCTTCTGCCTCCTGGGGGGGTCCATGatcagctgctgctcctccgACACCCCCGCCCAGTACGCGGAGGACCGCTTCTACTACTCTAAGCAGGGCGCCACTAACCCCgtgcccccctcctccgccaACCATGCGAAGAGCGCGCATGTGTGA